One window of Canis lupus baileyi chromosome 21, mCanLup2.hap1, whole genome shotgun sequence genomic DNA carries:
- the LOC140613194 gene encoding large ribosomal subunit protein eL21-like: MTNTKGKRRGTRYMFSRPFRKHGVVPLATYMRIYKKGDIVDIKGMGTVQKGMPHKCYHGKTGRVYSVTQHAVGIVVNKQVKGKILAKRINVRIEHIKHSKSRDSFLKRVKENDQKKKEAKEKGTWVQLKRQPAPPREAHFVRTNGKEPELLEPIPYEFMA, encoded by the coding sequence ATGaccaacacaaagggaaagaggagaggtacccgctatatgttctctaggccttttagaaaacatggagttGTTCCTTTGGCCACATACATGCGAATCTATAAGAAAGGTGATATTGTGGACATCAAGGGAATGGGCACTGTTCAAAAAGGAATGCCCCACAAATGTTACCATGGCAAAACTGGAAGGGTCTACAGTGTTACTCAGCATGCTGTTGGCATTGTTGTAAACAAACAAGTTAAGGGCAAGATTCTTGCCAAGAGAATTAATGTCCGCATTGAGCATATTAAACACTCAAAGAGCCGAGATAGCTTCCTGAAGcgtgtgaaggaaaatgatcagaaaaagaaggaagccaaagagaaaggtactTGGGTCCAACTGAAGCGccagcctgccccacccagagaagcacactttgtgagaaccaatggaaaggagcctgaactgctggaacccattccctatgaattcatggcatga